One genomic segment of Hymenobacter psoromatis includes these proteins:
- a CDS encoding glycoside hydrolase family 3 N-terminal domain-containing protein, translating to MTAQQKHFLPGLALLAGLTAQAQTTAVFRDPKQPLSVRVNDLIKQLTLEEKAQQMLDQSPAITRLGMPAYSWWNEALHGVGRSAPATVFPQAIGLGATFDDDLALREATAISDEARAVYNAAIAKNYYVKYGGLTFWTPNINIFRDPRWGRGQETYGEDPTLTSRMGVAFVRGLQGDDPRYLKVAACAKHYAVHSGPEKLRHEFNAEPSPQDLRETYLPAFKALVQEAKVEAVMCAYNSVNGEPCCGNTFLLQEVLRKEWGFRGHVVSDCGALADFYEGHKVVKTQTEAAALALSRGVDLNCGDTYAKLPEAVRQGLIKESQVDSALAMLLRTRFKLGLFDGANATPYDQLGPEVVNSSAHRALAKEVALKSMVLLKNNGVLPLRPDLGKYYVTGPNATSVDALLGNYYGVNGQLTTILEGLAGAVQPGSQLEYKQGALLDRANINPIDWTTGDAKTTDAIIVVLGLTGVLEGEEGEAIASPHAGDRLDYNLPANQIDFLRKLRKDSKTPIVAVITGGSPMNLAEVHELADAVLLAWYPGEEGGHAVADLIFGKASPSGKLPVTFPKSLNQLPAYENYGMAGRTYRYLAAEPMYPFGFGLSYGKFTYSNLKLAKAKIGQQESAEVTATLTNVGTVAAEEVVQLYLTHPPKVGAQTPLFALKNFRRIMLQPGTSTQVNFTLTPAQLALIDKNGAAYAPRGPVTVYVGGSLPSARSLALGVAKPASAVLTVK from the coding sequence ATGACCGCTCAGCAGAAACACTTCCTGCCCGGCCTCGCGCTGCTGGCGGGCCTGACCGCCCAGGCGCAGACCACGGCCGTGTTCCGCGACCCGAAGCAGCCGCTCAGCGTGCGCGTGAACGACCTGATTAAGCAGCTCACCCTGGAGGAAAAAGCGCAGCAGATGCTCGACCAGAGCCCGGCCATTACGCGTCTGGGCATGCCGGCCTACAGCTGGTGGAACGAGGCGTTGCACGGCGTGGGCCGCTCGGCCCCGGCCACGGTGTTTCCGCAGGCCATCGGGCTGGGGGCTACGTTTGATGACGACCTGGCCCTGCGCGAGGCCACCGCCATCTCGGACGAGGCGCGGGCCGTGTACAACGCCGCCATTGCCAAGAACTACTACGTGAAGTACGGTGGGTTAACCTTCTGGACTCCAAATATTAACATCTTCCGCGACCCGCGCTGGGGCCGGGGCCAGGAGACCTACGGTGAAGACCCTACCCTCACCAGTCGCATGGGCGTGGCCTTCGTGCGGGGCTTGCAGGGCGACGACCCCCGCTACCTCAAAGTGGCGGCCTGCGCCAAGCACTACGCCGTGCACAGCGGCCCCGAAAAGCTGCGCCACGAGTTTAACGCCGAACCCTCGCCCCAGGACCTGCGCGAAACCTACCTACCCGCCTTTAAAGCCCTGGTGCAGGAGGCCAAAGTGGAGGCCGTGATGTGCGCCTACAACAGCGTGAACGGCGAGCCTTGCTGCGGCAATACCTTTTTGCTGCAAGAGGTGCTGCGCAAGGAATGGGGCTTCCGCGGCCACGTGGTGAGCGACTGCGGCGCGCTGGCCGACTTCTACGAGGGCCACAAAGTAGTGAAAACCCAGACCGAAGCCGCCGCGCTGGCCCTCTCGCGGGGGGTAGACCTCAACTGCGGCGACACCTACGCCAAGCTGCCCGAGGCCGTGCGCCAGGGCTTAATTAAGGAAAGCCAGGTGGATAGCGCGCTGGCCATGCTGCTGCGCACGCGCTTTAAGCTGGGCTTGTTTGACGGGGCAAACGCTACCCCCTACGACCAGCTGGGGCCGGAGGTGGTGAATAGCTCCGCCCACCGCGCCCTGGCCAAGGAAGTGGCCCTCAAGTCGATGGTGCTGCTCAAAAATAACGGCGTGCTACCCCTGCGCCCCGACCTGGGCAAGTACTACGTGACCGGCCCCAACGCCACCAGCGTGGATGCCCTGCTGGGCAACTACTACGGCGTAAACGGCCAGCTAACCACCATTCTGGAGGGCCTAGCGGGGGCCGTGCAGCCCGGCAGTCAGCTAGAGTACAAGCAGGGCGCGCTGCTCGACAGGGCCAATATTAATCCCATTGACTGGACCACCGGCGATGCCAAAACCACCGATGCCATTATCGTGGTGCTGGGCCTCACGGGGGTGCTGGAAGGCGAAGAGGGCGAGGCCATCGCTTCGCCCCACGCCGGCGACCGTCTCGACTACAACCTGCCCGCGAACCAGATTGACTTCCTGCGCAAGCTGCGCAAAGACAGCAAAACGCCCATCGTCGCCGTCATCACGGGGGGTAGCCCCATGAACCTGGCCGAGGTGCACGAGCTGGCTGATGCCGTGCTCCTGGCCTGGTATCCCGGTGAGGAAGGCGGCCACGCCGTGGCCGATTTAATCTTCGGCAAGGCTTCGCCCTCGGGCAAGCTGCCCGTCACTTTTCCCAAAAGCCTGAACCAGCTGCCGGCCTACGAAAACTACGGCATGGCCGGCCGCACCTACCGCTACCTCGCCGCCGAGCCCATGTATCCCTTCGGCTTTGGCCTCAGCTACGGCAAGTTCACGTACTCAAATTTGAAGCTGGCCAAGGCCAAAATCGGCCAGCAGGAGTCGGCCGAAGTTACCGCTACCCTCACCAACGTCGGCACCGTGGCCGCCGAGGAAGTAGTGCAGCTCTACCTCACGCACCCGCCCAAGGTCGGCGCGCAAACGCCGCTTTTCGCCCTCAAAAACTTCCGGCGCATTATGCTTCAGCCGGGGACCAGCACCCAGGTCAACTTCACGCTGACGCCCGCGCAGCTGGCGCTGATAGATAAAAATGGTGCCGCCTATGCCCCCCGCGGCCCGGTTACGGTGTACGTGGGCGGCTCCCTACCCTCGGCCCGCAGCCTGGCGCTGGGGGTGGCCAAGCCTGCCTCAGCGGTGCTGACCGTGAAGTAG
- a CDS encoding xylulokinase, giving the protein MQYLLGYDIGSSSIKASLLAIDTGRCVAAATSPGATELAISVPRPGWAEQDPARWWQEVVNATQQLRAAYPFDPAQLAGIGITYQMHGLVLLDKAGQVLRPAIIWCDSRAVELGNQAFTELGEEFCLENFLNSPGNFTASKLKWVRENEPAIYAQIHKIQLPGDYLAYRLTGELQTTVSGLSEGVFWNFKKQALAQELLDYYDISADLLPAVVDTFAVQGLLTAGAAQVLGLAAGTPISYRAGDQPNNAFSLNVLNAGEVAATAGTSGVIYGINETATADARSRVNSFVHVNSTREQPKNGVLMCLNGTGILNSWLRKIVGNLPYDQMNALAAQAPIGAEGLRFLPFGNGAERILENRPAAAGLHGLQFNVHDRTHLSRAAQEGIVFALTYGLDIMRAAGVRAQTVRAGHANMFLSPVFREAFVNCGNLTLELYDTDAAQGAARGAGIGVGVYASFAEAFRGLRRIRVEEPTPALQAQYQEAYSDWQRLLP; this is encoded by the coding sequence ATGCAATACCTCCTTGGCTACGACATCGGTAGCTCGTCTATAAAAGCTTCTTTGCTCGCTATTGACACCGGGCGCTGCGTGGCCGCGGCCACCTCGCCCGGCGCTACCGAGCTGGCCATCAGCGTGCCCCGGCCCGGCTGGGCCGAGCAGGACCCGGCGCGCTGGTGGCAGGAAGTCGTGAACGCTACGCAGCAGCTGCGGGCCGCCTACCCCTTCGACCCGGCGCAGCTGGCCGGCATCGGCATCACGTATCAGATGCACGGGTTGGTGCTGCTCGATAAGGCCGGGCAGGTGCTGCGGCCCGCCATCATCTGGTGTGATAGCCGGGCCGTGGAGCTTGGCAACCAGGCGTTTACGGAACTGGGTGAGGAATTTTGCCTGGAGAATTTTTTGAACTCGCCGGGTAATTTTACCGCTTCCAAGCTGAAGTGGGTGCGGGAAAATGAGCCGGCGATTTATGCCCAAATTCATAAAATTCAGCTGCCCGGCGACTACCTCGCCTACCGGCTCACGGGGGAGCTGCAAACCACCGTGTCGGGCTTGTCGGAGGGCGTGTTCTGGAACTTTAAAAAGCAGGCCCTTGCGCAAGAGCTGCTTGACTACTACGACATTAGTGCCGACCTGCTGCCCGCGGTAGTGGACACGTTTGCCGTGCAGGGCCTGCTCACCGCCGGGGCGGCGCAGGTGCTGGGCCTGGCGGCCGGCACGCCCATTAGCTACCGGGCCGGTGACCAGCCAAATAATGCCTTCTCGCTCAATGTATTGAACGCGGGCGAGGTGGCGGCCACGGCCGGTACCAGCGGCGTCATCTACGGCATCAACGAAACGGCCACGGCCGACGCACGCTCGCGGGTCAACTCGTTCGTGCACGTCAACAGCACCCGTGAGCAGCCCAAAAACGGCGTGCTGATGTGCCTCAACGGCACCGGCATTCTCAATAGTTGGCTGCGCAAAATCGTGGGTAACCTGCCCTATGACCAAATGAACGCGCTGGCTGCCCAAGCGCCCATCGGGGCCGAGGGCCTGCGCTTCCTACCCTTCGGTAACGGGGCCGAGCGCATCCTGGAAAACCGGCCGGCCGCCGCCGGCCTGCACGGCCTGCAATTCAACGTGCACGACCGGACGCACCTCAGCCGGGCCGCGCAGGAAGGCATCGTGTTCGCCCTCACCTACGGCCTGGACATTATGCGCGCCGCCGGCGTGCGGGCGCAAACCGTGCGGGCCGGCCACGCCAATATGTTTCTGAGCCCCGTTTTCCGCGAAGCGTTCGTGAATTGCGGTAACCTGACGCTGGAACTCTACGACACCGATGCGGCGCAGGGCGCGGCGCGCGGCGCGGGTATCGGGGTGGGCGTGTATGCCAGCTTTGCGGAGGCGTTTCGGGGCCTGCGGCGCATTCGGGTGGAGGAGCCTACCCCCGCTTTGCAGGCGCAGTACCAGGAAGCGTATTCAGACTGGCAGCGCCTGCTGCCGTAA
- the xylA gene encoding xylose isomerase, with product MASQEFFKDIPHIKYEGRESDNPLAFKWYDENRVVAGKTMKEHLRFAVAYWHTFVGTGGDPFGPGTKKFAWDAQGDIVGRAKDKMDAAFEFFTKLGTPYYCFHDLDLVDEGSSLREYESNLSTLVDYAKQHQQASGVKLLWGTANVFSNPRYMNGASTNPDFAVVAHAATQVKNAIDATIALGGENYVFWGGREGYMTLLNTDMKRELAHLAQFLTLARDYARKQGFMGKFFIEPKPAEPTKHQYDFDAATVIGFLREHGLDKDFQLNLEVNHATLAGHTFQHELQVAADAHMLGSMDANRGDYQNGWDTDQFPNNINELTESMLIILEAGGITQGGINFDAKTRRNSTDLEDIFVAHIAGMDTFARALVTADAILQKSGYKKFRQERYASFDQGPGADFAKGGLTLEDLRKIAHESGEPTPRSGKQEWLESIINTYI from the coding sequence ATGGCTAGCCAGGAATTTTTTAAAGACATCCCGCACATAAAATACGAAGGCCGCGAATCGGATAACCCGTTGGCCTTCAAATGGTACGATGAAAACCGCGTAGTGGCCGGTAAGACCATGAAGGAACATTTGCGCTTCGCCGTGGCCTACTGGCACACGTTTGTGGGTACCGGCGGCGACCCCTTCGGGCCGGGCACCAAAAAGTTTGCCTGGGACGCGCAGGGCGATATCGTCGGCCGGGCCAAGGATAAGATGGACGCGGCGTTCGAGTTTTTCACCAAGCTCGGCACGCCGTATTATTGCTTCCACGACCTTGATTTGGTGGATGAGGGCTCCTCGCTACGCGAGTATGAAAGCAACCTGAGCACCCTTGTGGACTATGCCAAACAGCACCAGCAGGCCAGCGGTGTAAAGCTGCTGTGGGGCACGGCCAACGTGTTTTCGAACCCGCGCTACATGAACGGGGCCAGCACCAACCCCGATTTTGCGGTAGTGGCCCACGCTGCCACGCAGGTCAAGAACGCCATTGACGCGACCATTGCGCTGGGCGGTGAGAACTACGTGTTTTGGGGCGGGCGCGAGGGCTACATGACCCTGCTCAATACCGATATGAAGCGCGAGCTGGCGCACCTGGCGCAATTTCTGACGCTGGCCCGCGACTACGCGCGTAAACAAGGCTTTATGGGCAAGTTTTTCATCGAGCCCAAGCCGGCCGAGCCCACCAAGCACCAGTATGATTTTGACGCGGCCACGGTCATTGGCTTCTTGCGCGAGCACGGGCTGGACAAGGATTTCCAGCTGAACCTGGAGGTGAACCACGCCACGCTGGCGGGCCACACTTTTCAGCACGAGCTGCAGGTGGCGGCCGATGCCCACATGCTGGGCAGCATGGATGCCAACCGCGGCGACTACCAGAACGGCTGGGACACCGACCAGTTCCCGAATAATATCAATGAGCTGACGGAGAGTATGTTGATTATTCTGGAAGCGGGCGGTATCACGCAAGGCGGCATTAATTTCGACGCTAAAACGCGCCGCAACTCGACCGACCTGGAGGATATTTTCGTGGCCCACATTGCGGGGATGGACACGTTTGCGCGGGCGCTGGTGACGGCCGATGCCATTTTGCAAAAGTCGGGGTATAAGAAATTCCGGCAGGAGCGCTACGCCTCGTTTGACCAGGGCCCCGGTGCCGACTTCGCCAAGGGCGGCCTGACGCTGGAAGACCTGCGCAAGATTGCCCACGAAAGCGGCGAGCCTACCCCCCGCAGCGGCAAGCAGGAGTGGCTGGAAAGTATTATCAATACATACATTTAG
- the tkt gene encoding transketolase, with amino-acid sequence MSNPKVSIDELSISTIRLLSIDMVQQANSGHPGLPLGCAPMAYVLWSRFLRFNPQDPKWPNRDRFVLSAGHGSALLYSLLHLYGYDLSLEDLKQFRQLGSRTPGHPESHITPGVEVTTGPLGQGFANGVGMAMSEAHLAALYNKEGQAPVQDHYTYVLVSDGDLMEGIASESASLAGHLQLGKMIYLYDDNKISLDGPTSFAYTENAMQRFESYYWHTQHVQDGNSLDEIENAIKVAQAVKDRPSIIAVRTIIGFGSPLAGTSKAHGSPLGPENVKATKSFYGFDPEKSFQVPQEVYDHLREPGKKGAELQKQWDADFEKYAQNNKDEAAMFRLSFDGKLPDGWDKDLPTYTPADGELATRQASGKALDVIKKSVPFMFGGSADLASSNEMDKSGDDSFQYLHPERSNIWFGVREHAMGGAMNGIAHHGGLRTYGGTFLTFSDYMRGAIRLTALAESTATFVFTHDSIGLGEDGPTHQPIEQVLALRSIPNIVVLRPADANESTEAWRIALTTPKSPVVLVFSRQKLPILDQSKLGSAREGVAKGAYILSEADGGEPQLILIATGSEVKLAMGAQAELQKAGTPTRVVSFPSWELFEHQDKAYREKVLPPTLKKRLAIEAGSPIGWHKYTTDEGGIIAMNRFGASGPAEELFEKFGFTVENVVKRAQGVLAGHPEDEGQEEEKKQLVAKGSEGAV; translated from the coding sequence ATGAGCAACCCCAAAGTCTCCATTGACGAGCTGAGTATCAGCACCATTCGGCTATTATCAATAGACATGGTGCAGCAAGCCAATTCGGGTCACCCCGGCCTACCCCTGGGCTGCGCCCCAATGGCTTACGTACTGTGGTCGCGCTTTTTGCGCTTCAATCCCCAGGACCCCAAGTGGCCCAACCGCGACCGCTTCGTACTGTCGGCTGGCCACGGCTCGGCCTTGCTATACAGCTTATTGCACCTCTATGGCTACGATTTAAGCTTGGAAGACCTGAAGCAGTTCCGGCAGCTGGGCTCCCGCACGCCGGGCCACCCCGAGTCGCACATTACGCCCGGCGTGGAGGTGACGACCGGTCCGCTGGGCCAGGGCTTCGCCAACGGCGTGGGCATGGCCATGAGCGAGGCGCACCTCGCCGCGCTTTATAACAAGGAGGGCCAGGCCCCGGTGCAGGACCACTACACCTACGTGCTGGTGAGCGACGGCGACCTGATGGAAGGTATTGCCTCGGAATCGGCCTCGCTGGCCGGGCACTTGCAGCTGGGTAAGATGATTTATCTCTACGACGACAACAAAATATCGCTCGACGGGCCGACCAGCTTCGCCTACACCGAGAACGCGATGCAGCGCTTTGAATCGTACTACTGGCACACCCAGCACGTGCAGGACGGCAACAGCCTGGACGAGATTGAGAATGCCATTAAGGTGGCGCAGGCGGTGAAGGACCGGCCGTCGATTATTGCGGTGCGCACCATTATTGGCTTCGGCTCGCCACTGGCCGGCACCAGCAAGGCTCACGGCTCGCCGCTGGGCCCCGAGAATGTGAAGGCCACCAAGTCGTTCTACGGCTTCGACCCCGAAAAGAGCTTCCAGGTGCCGCAAGAGGTATACGACCACCTGCGTGAGCCCGGTAAGAAAGGGGCCGAGCTGCAAAAGCAGTGGGATGCGGATTTTGAGAAATACGCCCAGAATAATAAAGATGAGGCGGCGATGTTCCGGCTTTCTTTCGACGGCAAGCTGCCCGACGGCTGGGACAAGGACCTGCCCACCTACACGCCCGCCGATGGCGAGTTGGCCACCCGCCAGGCCTCGGGCAAGGCCCTGGATGTTATTAAAAAGTCGGTGCCGTTCATGTTCGGTGGCTCTGCCGATTTGGCCTCGTCGAACGAGATGGATAAGTCGGGCGACGATTCGTTTCAGTATCTGCACCCCGAGCGCAGCAATATCTGGTTTGGGGTGCGCGAGCACGCGATGGGCGGGGCCATGAACGGCATTGCGCACCACGGCGGCCTGCGCACCTACGGCGGCACGTTCCTGACGTTCAGCGACTATATGCGCGGGGCCATTCGCCTTACGGCCTTGGCTGAGAGCACGGCCACGTTCGTGTTCACCCACGACAGTATTGGGCTGGGCGAGGACGGCCCTACCCACCAGCCCATCGAGCAGGTGCTGGCGTTGCGCAGCATTCCGAACATCGTGGTGCTGCGCCCCGCCGATGCCAACGAGAGCACCGAAGCCTGGCGCATTGCCCTGACCACGCCCAAGTCGCCGGTCGTGCTGGTGTTCTCGCGCCAGAAGCTACCCATCCTGGACCAGTCTAAGCTGGGCTCGGCCCGCGAGGGCGTGGCCAAGGGCGCGTACATTCTGAGCGAAGCCGACGGGGGCGAGCCGCAACTCATCCTCATCGCTACCGGCTCGGAAGTAAAGCTGGCAATGGGCGCGCAAGCGGAACTGCAAAAAGCCGGCACGCCTACCCGCGTGGTGAGCTTTCCGAGCTGGGAATTATTTGAGCACCAGGATAAAGCCTACCGCGAAAAAGTGTTGCCGCCGACGCTTAAAAAGCGTCTGGCCATCGAGGCTGGTTCGCCCATCGGCTGGCACAAGTACACGACCGACGAGGGCGGCATTATCGCCATGAACCGCTTCGGCGCGTCGGGCCCGGCTGAAGAATTGTTCGAAAAGTTCGGTTTCACGGTAGAGAATGTGGTGAAGCGCGCCCAGGGCGTGCTCGCCGGCCATCCGGAAGACGAAGGCCAGGAAGAAGAAAAGAAGCAGCTAGTGGCCAAGGGTAGCGAAGGCGCTGTATAG
- a CDS encoding lactonase family protein, translating into MPSQLTPRFFLVPFAGVVLATLLGGCAGTNTSSAVANADRSYLVYVGTNVSGDQASTIYLYRLHATTGELTPLSVQRGGSQPSYLTMDAARRHLYAVSETGTFQGRANSGGVSAFEVNATTGALTLLDQQPSLGASPCYISLDHTGKDALVANYVGGNVALLPLRADGALAPPAATDQHQPPLGPHKNQDHAHAHCFIPDPANRYAFAVDLGTDKVYGYQLDAAAGQLRLLPTPAFVAKPGAGPRHLTFHPDGRRAYLENELNSTVTALTYDADHGTFSEIQTVSTLPAGFTGENSGADVHVSPDGRFLYTSNRGDNSLAVFSIAPADGRLALVQHVSTQGKTPRNFALDPSGRLLLVANQNSDNIFTYRVDKQSGKLTPTEQSVSLPSPMFVEVVADFTK; encoded by the coding sequence ATGCCCAGCCAGCTTACCCCGCGGTTTTTCCTAGTCCCCTTCGCCGGGGTAGTCCTCGCTACCCTCCTCGGCGGCTGCGCCGGCACCAACACCAGCAGCGCCGTGGCCAATGCCGACCGCAGCTACCTCGTGTACGTGGGCACCAACGTGAGCGGCGACCAAGCCTCTACTATTTACCTCTACCGCCTGCACGCTACCACCGGCGAGCTGACTCCCCTGAGTGTGCAGCGCGGCGGCAGCCAGCCCAGCTACCTGACGATGGATGCCGCGCGCCGCCACCTCTACGCGGTGAGCGAAACCGGCACCTTCCAGGGCCGCGCCAATAGCGGGGGCGTGAGCGCGTTTGAGGTGAATGCCACTACGGGCGCGCTCACGCTGCTCGACCAGCAGCCTTCGCTGGGGGCGTCGCCGTGCTACATCAGCCTCGACCATACGGGTAAGGATGCCCTGGTAGCCAACTACGTAGGGGGTAATGTGGCCCTGTTGCCGCTGCGCGCCGATGGCGCGCTGGCCCCGCCCGCCGCCACCGACCAGCACCAGCCGCCGCTGGGCCCGCATAAAAACCAGGACCACGCCCACGCCCACTGCTTCATTCCGGACCCGGCCAACCGCTACGCCTTCGCCGTGGACCTGGGCACCGATAAGGTGTATGGCTACCAGCTAGATGCGGCCGCCGGGCAGCTGCGGCTGCTCCCTACCCCCGCCTTCGTGGCCAAGCCGGGCGCGGGGCCGCGCCACCTCACCTTTCACCCCGATGGCCGCCGGGCTTACCTCGAAAACGAGCTGAACTCGACCGTGACGGCCCTGACTTACGACGCGGACCACGGCACATTTAGCGAAATCCAGACGGTTTCGACGTTGCCCGCGGGCTTCACGGGCGAAAACTCGGGGGCCGACGTGCACGTGTCGCCCGACGGGCGCTTCCTCTACACCTCCAACCGGGGCGATAACAGCCTGGCGGTGTTCAGCATTGCACCGGCCGATGGCCGCCTCGCGCTGGTGCAGCACGTGAGCACGCAGGGCAAAACGCCCCGCAACTTCGCCCTTGACCCCAGCGGCCGGCTGCTGCTGGTGGCCAACCAGAATTCGGATAATATTTTTACCTATCGGGTTGATAAGCAATCGGGTAAGCTCACGCCCACCGAGCAGTCAGTGAGCCTGCCCTCGCCGATGTTTGTGGAGGTGGTGGCCGATTTTACGAAGTAG
- a CDS encoding S41 family peptidase gives MSKLVSCLLVFGLGWATLPACAQVEATAPVAPDPAVAVALAAALPQLTTLTPRQVDNVAALGQVWGLLKYFHPAVAAGQRDWDAEFLRQLPAVLACQSGEQRSRLLSAWITGLGAVPACPACAAPPTKPVRLRTDLRWAQDKRRFSAPLRQQLAFIAANRYQGAPYYVGQLGSTTLFPHEEAYAEPALPTQGLRLLGLCRYWNMYQYYYPYPYVLDERWSAVLPALLPRFAEAGTPLAYRHAALALFAHVHDGHARFYPPDPLLEAERGAYQVAAEVQFIDDQAVVTSVRHDELVPTPPLEPGDVLTHFAGVAVADLVRQRLPETGASNRPAQLNTIAVNLLYCATPQVAVQVVRAGQPLRLTVPAVAVGTVPAAQPAAADSMYRFLTPEVGYIDMARIKAAKVPAIMRAFSHAKGIVVDQRNYPSDFVTTYLPGFLLAQPVTFAKFTQRDPTCPGRFLWQAPDTIKPQGLTPYTGRVVVLVNEKSRSLAEFTAMAFQATPHGTLLGSQTAAADGNTTKITLPGGLKTLMTGIGAYYPNGRETQRVGLAIDVPVRPTIAGLRAGRDELLDRAIELITKPHG, from the coding sequence ATGTCAAAACTTGTTTCTTGTCTATTAGTCTTCGGGCTAGGTTGGGCTACCCTGCCCGCGTGTGCCCAGGTGGAGGCCACCGCGCCGGTCGCGCCCGACCCGGCCGTGGCGGTAGCCCTGGCGGCGGCCCTGCCGCAACTCACCACCCTCACCCCGCGGCAGGTGGACAACGTGGCGGCGCTGGGGCAGGTCTGGGGCTTGCTCAAGTACTTTCACCCGGCCGTGGCCGCCGGGCAACGTGATTGGGATGCTGAGTTTCTGCGTCAGCTGCCGGCAGTGCTGGCCTGCCAGTCGGGGGAGCAGCGCAGCCGCCTGCTCAGCGCTTGGATTACTGGCTTGGGCGCGGTGCCGGCTTGCCCGGCCTGCGCCGCGCCGCCGACCAAGCCGGTGCGCCTGCGCACTGACCTGCGCTGGGCTCAGGATAAGCGGCGCTTTAGCGCGCCGCTGCGGCAGCAGCTAGCCTTTATTGCGGCCAACCGCTACCAGGGTGCGCCCTATTATGTGGGCCAGTTGGGTTCTACCACGCTCTTTCCGCACGAGGAAGCCTATGCCGAGCCGGCCCTGCCCACGCAGGGGCTGCGCCTGCTGGGCCTGTGCCGCTACTGGAACATGTACCAGTACTATTATCCCTACCCCTACGTGCTGGATGAAAGGTGGTCCGCTGTGCTGCCCGCGTTGCTGCCCCGGTTTGCCGAAGCTGGTACGCCGCTGGCCTACCGGCACGCGGCCCTGGCGCTGTTTGCCCACGTGCACGACGGCCACGCCCGCTTCTACCCACCCGACCCGCTGCTCGAAGCCGAGCGGGGCGCGTATCAGGTGGCCGCCGAGGTGCAGTTTATCGACGACCAGGCGGTAGTGACCAGCGTGCGCCACGATGAGCTGGTGCCTACCCCCCCATTGGAGCCGGGCGACGTGCTGACCCACTTCGCGGGCGTGGCGGTGGCCGACCTGGTGCGGCAGCGCCTGCCCGAAACGGGCGCTTCCAACCGGCCCGCCCAACTCAACACCATTGCCGTAAACCTGCTCTACTGCGCCACGCCGCAGGTGGCGGTGCAGGTAGTGCGGGCGGGCCAGCCCCTGCGCCTGACGGTGCCCGCCGTGGCAGTGGGAACGGTGCCCGCCGCCCAGCCCGCCGCGGCCGATAGCATGTACCGGTTTCTGACCCCCGAAGTCGGCTACATCGACATGGCTCGCATCAAGGCCGCCAAGGTGCCCGCCATCATGCGGGCGTTTTCCCACGCGAAGGGAATTGTGGTAGACCAGCGCAATTATCCGAGTGATTTTGTAACAACCTATCTGCCAGGCTTTTTACTTGCTCAGCCAGTAACCTTCGCCAAGTTCACGCAACGTGACCCTACTTGTCCGGGACGATTTCTATGGCAGGCCCCCGATACTATCAAACCCCAGGGCCTGACGCCCTACACCGGCCGGGTGGTGGTGCTGGTGAATGAAAAGAGTCGAAGCTTGGCCGAGTTCACGGCAATGGCCTTTCAGGCTACCCCGCACGGCACGCTGCTCGGTAGCCAAACGGCGGCCGCGGATGGCAATACGACAAAAATAACGCTGCCCGGCGGCCTGAAAACGCTGATGACTGGCATTGGGGCGTACTACCCCAACGGTCGCGAAACTCAGCGGGTCGGCCTCGCAATTGACGTGCCCGTGCGCCCTACGATAGCGGGCCTGCGCGCCGGGCGCGATGAGCTGCTGGACCGGGCCATCGAACTCATTACCAAGCCCCACGGCTAG